In Lycium ferocissimum isolate CSIRO_LF1 chromosome 11, AGI_CSIRO_Lferr_CH_V1, whole genome shotgun sequence, a single genomic region encodes these proteins:
- the LOC132038160 gene encoding uncharacterized protein LOC132038160 produces MEEIKLEVVNFYKSQFTQEGDTNDFELLRVIPSLINHEQNMQLCSYPTKEEVKEAVFALSGDSASGPDGFTGVSYQQCWDIVGNDVHAVVLSFFYGAELPKSITHTNLVLIPKRHLIQTFSDMRPISLSNFINKATSFFQSTRGVKQGDPLSPTLFLLSAEVLSRASNSLFNDAGYIGYGMPKWSNALNQLAYADDIIIFAFAQPDSLQSIMRVLSRKRKEYYSDLIKRMKGRLHSWKGKLLSFGGKAVLIKSVLQTMPLHLLSVLAPPKCVLNELHKVFARYFWSNKEEGRSKHWVAWKDVCLPIQEKGLGFKSLFDVSKALFAKLWWRFRTTSTLWANYMWNKYYKKVIPNLVQWKGGTQVWKRMLEAREDMDHEIWWEIKGGSVNVCYQNWTKLGPLHWVVPNDFPINEGLEDVADLIEDGRWKEQLI; encoded by the exons ATGGAGGAAATAAAGCTTGAAGTTGTTAATTTTTACAAGTCACAATTTACTCAGGAAGGGGATACTAATGATTTTGAATTACTCAGGGTTATTCCTTCTCTGATTAATCATGAGCAAAATATGCAGCTATGCTCCTACCCAACTAAGGAAGAAGTTAAGGAGGCAGTTTTTGCTCTAAGTGGTGACAGTGCAAGTGGTCCAGATGGTTTTACAGGTGTGTCTTATCAACAGTGTTGGGACATTGTGGGAAATGATGTGCATGCAGTAGTATTGTCCTTTTTTTATGGTGCTGAACTTCCTAAATCTATCACTCATACTAATTTGGTGCTTATTCCTAAGAGACATCTGATTCAGACCTTTTCGGATATGAGGCCAATTAGTTTATCTAATTTTATTAACAAG GCAACTAGCTTTTTCCAATCCACTAGGGGGGTGAAGCAGGGGGATCCTCTATCACccactttatttcttttatcaGCTGAGGTTTTATCAAGGGCTTCGAATTCTCTCTTTAATGATGCTGGTTATATTGGATATGGGATGCCAAAGTGGTCTAATGCCCTTAATCAATTGGCATATGCTGATGACATAATAATCTTTGCCTTTGCTCAACCAGATTCTTTACAAAGTATTATGAGAGTTTTGAGTAG GAAAAGGAAGGAGTATTATTCTGATCTTATTAAGAGAATGAAAGGGAGATTGCACTCATGGAAGGGCAAGTTATTATCTTTTGGTGGTAAAGCAGTATTAATAAAGAGTGTATTACAAACTATGCCATTACATCTCTTATCAGTACTGGCTCCTCCTAAGTGTGTGTTGAATGAGCTTCATAAGGTATTTGCTAGATACTTTTGGAGCAATAAAGAAGAGGGGAGAAGTAAACACTGGGTTGCATGGAAAGATGTTTGCTTACCTATTCAGGAAAAAGGATTGGGGTTCAAATCTTTATTTGATGTTTCAAAAGCACTGTTTGCTAAGCTTTGGTGGAGATTTAGGACCACAAGTACTTTGTGGGCAAACTACATGTGGAATAAATATTACAAGAAAGTGATTCCTAATTTGGTGCAATGGAAAGGGGGAACTCAAGTGTGGAAGAGGATGTTAGAAGCCAGAGAAGATATggatcatgaaatatggtgggAAATTAAAGGAGGATCTGTTAATGTTTGCTATCAGAACTGGACTAAACTAGGACCATTGCATTGGGTGGTGCCTAATGATTTTCCTATAAATGAGGGATTAGAAGATGTAGCAGATCTTATTGAGGATGGAAGATGGAAGGAACAATTGATTTAG
- the LOC132038161 gene encoding uncharacterized protein LOC132038161: MMIKALIWNIRSINTQQAFQRLVMLQRQYKCFIIALMETFQNCRHLQKYKRRLGMESAIPNVNGKIWGFLDVVVQWEVLMDTEQQITLKLFHQDIGKEIIATFVYAKCDKVERLELWDNMYNLASTIELPWMVGGDFNVIISKDEKLGILPVTLVECEDFAFCVNSCGLFDIGFKGSPFTWWNGRAAEDCIFKRLDRVLANLPFQNNFPQIEVEHLSKTGSDDSPLILSCGEEAISFVKPFRFLNFWAKHESFKETVRQNWRTPFAVSPFLAFKQKLKNLKEVLSRWTRETYGDIFQQLAIGKKL; this comes from the coding sequence ATGATGATCAAGGCCCTAATATGGAATATAAGGTCTATTAATACACAACAGGCTTTTCAGAGGTTGGTCATGCTACAAAGGCAATACAAGTGTTTCATTATTGCTTTAATGGAGACTTTTCAAAACTGTAGGCATCTTCagaaatataaaagaagattgggAATGGAATCTGCCATTCCTAATGTTAATGGGAAGATATGGGGTTTTCTGGATGTTGTGGTGCAATGGGAAGTATTGATGGATACTGAACAACAAATCACTTTGAAGTTATTTCATCAGGACATTGGCAAAGAAATAATTGCTACTTTTGTGTATGCCAAATGTGACAAAGTGGAAAGATTAGAATTGTGGGATAACATGTATAATCTGGCAAGTACTATAGAACTCCCTTGGATGGTTGGTGGGGATTTTAATGTGATTATTTCAAAGGATGAAAAATTAGGGATACTACCGGTTACATTAGTTGAGTGTGAAGATTTTGCATTCTGTGTGAATTCTTGTGGTTTGTTTGACATAGGATTCAAAGGAAGTCCTTTTACATGGTGGAATGGGAGAGCTGCTGAGGATTGCATTTTCAAAAGACTTGATAGAGTACTGGCAAATCTtccatttcaaaataattttcctcAAATAGAAGTGGAACATCTTTCAAAGACAGGGTCTGATGATTCCCCATTGATCTTATCTTGTGGAGAGGAGGCTATCAGTTTTGTAAAACCATTTAGATTTCTAAACTTCTGGGCTAAGCATGAATCTTTTAAGGAGACTGTTAGGCAAAATTGGAGAACACCTTTTGCAGTTTCTCCTTTTTTGGCTTTCAAGCAGAAGTTGAAGAATCTTAAAGAGGTTTTATCCAGATGGACTAGAGAGACTTATGGAGATATTTTTCAACAATTGGCAATAGGGAAGAAGTTGTGA